A stretch of the Bacillus anthracis str. Vollum genome encodes the following:
- a CDS encoding dicarboxylate/amino acid:cation symporter: MKAYRFPLILLSSILIGGFIGYFMGTDAVALKPLGDIFLNLMFTIVVPLVFFSIASSIANMDGLKRFGKIMSSMAGTFLFTSILAAIFMIIVVKVFPPAQGVVLELTQPDKAEKAVSVADQIVGILTVSDFSKLLSRENMLALIFFSILMGIATSAVGEKGKPFATFLQAGAEISMKVVSFIMYYAPIGLAAYFAALVGEFGPQLLGTYFRAAMVYYPASLIYFFVFFTFYAYLAGRKQGVQVFWKNMVSPTVTSLATCSSAASIPANLEATKKMGISSDVRETVILLGSTLHKDGSVLGGVLKIAFLFGIFNMEFEGPKTLAIALVVSLLVGTVMGAIPGGGMIGEMLIVSLYGFPPEALPIIAAISTIIDPPATMLNVTADNACAVMTARLVEGKNWIKNKFA, translated from the coding sequence ATGAAGGCATATCGCTTTCCACTTATTTTATTATCTTCTATCCTAATTGGTGGTTTCATTGGTTATTTCATGGGTACCGATGCCGTTGCTTTAAAGCCGCTTGGTGACATTTTCTTAAACTTAATGTTTACGATTGTTGTACCGTTAGTGTTCTTTAGCATCGCGTCATCTATTGCTAATATGGATGGATTAAAACGTTTCGGTAAAATTATGTCTAGTATGGCTGGGACTTTCTTATTTACAAGTATTTTAGCTGCTATTTTTATGATTATTGTCGTGAAAGTATTCCCGCCAGCACAAGGTGTTGTATTAGAATTAACACAACCTGACAAAGCTGAAAAAGCTGTTAGCGTTGCAGATCAAATTGTTGGTATTCTAACAGTATCTGACTTCTCGAAGTTACTATCTCGTGAAAATATGTTAGCTCTTATTTTCTTCTCTATTTTAATGGGGATTGCAACTTCAGCAGTTGGTGAAAAAGGAAAACCATTCGCTACATTCTTACAAGCTGGTGCAGAAATTTCAATGAAAGTTGTATCTTTCATTATGTACTACGCTCCAATTGGACTTGCTGCTTACTTCGCAGCATTAGTTGGTGAATTCGGACCACAACTTCTTGGAACTTACTTCCGAGCAGCAATGGTATACTATCCAGCGTCTCTCATTTACTTCTTTGTATTCTTTACGTTCTATGCATACCTTGCAGGTCGCAAGCAAGGTGTACAAGTATTTTGGAAGAACATGGTCTCTCCTACAGTTACATCACTAGCAACTTGTAGTAGTGCTGCTAGTATTCCAGCGAACTTAGAAGCAACGAAGAAAATGGGTATCTCTTCTGATGTTCGTGAAACAGTTATCCTTCTTGGATCTACACTTCATAAAGACGGATCTGTTTTAGGCGGCGTATTAAAAATTGCTTTCTTATTCGGTATTTTCAACATGGAATTCGAAGGACCGAAAACATTAGCAATCGCACTTGTTGTTTCTCTATTAGTAGGAACAGTAATGGGCGCTATTCCAGGCGGCGGTATGATTGGTGAAATGTTAATCGTTTCTCTATACGGATTCCCGCCAGAAGCATTACCAATTATTGCAGCAATTAGTACAATCATTGATCCTCCTGCAACAATGTTAAACGTAACAGCAGATAACGCTTGTGCCGTAATGACAGCTCGCCTTGTAGAAGGTAAGAACTGGATCAAAAACAAATTTGCTTAA
- the celB gene encoding PTS cellobiose transporter subunit IIC, with amino-acid sequence MIRFLEKYVMPVAGKVAEQRHLQAIRDGIILTMPFLIIGSFFLIISALPIPGYNDFMAGLFGENWQRALGYPVSATFNIMALIAVFGIAYRLGEYYKVDALASGALSLVTFLLVTPFQVAYIIPSTKESVLVEGAIPAALMGSQGLFVAMIIALISTELYRFIVQKKIIIKMPETVPPAVTRSFAALVPGFIVVTVIWIVRLIIENTSFGSIHNIVGQILQEPLSVLGASLWGAIIAVILVHVLWSCGIHGATIVGGVMSPVWLSLMDQNRVAFQAGQDVPNTITAQFFDLWIYMGGSGATLALVVGMLLFARSQQLKSLGRLSIAPGIFNINEMVTFGMPIVMNPILLIPFILVPVVLTIVSYFAMEWGLVARPSGAAVPWTTPILFSGYLGSGGKISGVVLQLVNFALAFFIYLPFLKIWDKQKVAEEKGE; translated from the coding sequence ATGATACGGTTTTTAGAGAAATATGTAATGCCGGTAGCAGGGAAGGTTGCAGAGCAGAGGCACTTGCAAGCAATTCGAGATGGAATTATTTTAACGATGCCTTTTTTAATCATTGGATCATTTTTCCTTATTATTAGTGCATTACCAATACCAGGCTATAATGATTTTATGGCAGGTTTGTTTGGGGAGAATTGGCAGAGGGCTTTGGGGTATCCAGTTAGTGCGACTTTTAATATAATGGCTTTAATAGCTGTTTTTGGAATCGCTTACAGGCTTGGGGAATATTATAAAGTGGATGCTTTAGCATCCGGAGCATTGTCCCTTGTGACGTTTTTACTTGTGACGCCATTTCAAGTTGCATATATTATACCAAGTACAAAAGAGAGTGTACTTGTAGAAGGTGCTATCCCAGCTGCATTAATGGGAAGCCAAGGGTTGTTTGTAGCAATGATTATTGCACTTATATCTACTGAACTTTATCGGTTTATTGTACAAAAAAAGATAATTATAAAGATGCCAGAAACAGTTCCACCAGCCGTGACGCGCTCATTTGCGGCACTTGTTCCAGGATTTATTGTTGTAACGGTTATTTGGATTGTACGCTTAATTATAGAAAATACTTCTTTTGGCAGTATCCATAATATTGTAGGGCAAATTTTGCAGGAACCACTTAGTGTACTTGGTGCTAGTCTTTGGGGCGCAATAATAGCAGTTATTCTCGTTCATGTCCTTTGGTCTTGTGGAATTCATGGTGCTACTATTGTTGGTGGTGTAATGAGTCCTGTTTGGTTGTCGTTAATGGATCAAAACCGAGTTGCTTTCCAAGCGGGGCAAGATGTACCAAATACGATTACCGCACAGTTTTTTGATTTATGGATTTATATGGGCGGTTCCGGCGCAACACTAGCTTTAGTTGTCGGAATGTTATTGTTTGCACGAAGTCAGCAATTAAAAAGTTTAGGGAGATTGTCAATTGCACCTGGTATATTTAATATTAATGAGATGGTAACTTTTGGTATGCCGATTGTAATGAACCCAATTTTATTAATTCCATTTATATTAGTTCCGGTTGTGTTAACGATCGTTTCTTACTTTGCAATGGAATGGGGATTAGTTGCTCGCCCGAGTGGAGCTGCTGTACCTTGGACGACACCTATTCTTTTTAGTGGATATTTAGGATCGGGCGGGAAAATTTCAGGCGTTGTTTTACAACTTGTTAACTTTGCGCTTGCATTCTTCATTTATTTACCGTTCTTAAAAATATGGGATAAACAAAAAGTAGCGGAAGAAAAGGGGGAGTAA
- a CDS encoding PTS sugar transporter subunit IIB, translated as MNILLCCAAGMSSSLIVTKMEKAAEARGIEVKIWAVSGSEVNSHIDEADVLLLGPQVRYLLPKMKELCKGKGVPVDVIQSVHYGLCNGEAILQAALSMKP; from the coding sequence ATGAATATTTTGCTTTGCTGTGCAGCGGGAATGTCTTCCAGCTTGATTGTTACAAAAATGGAGAAAGCAGCAGAGGCAAGAGGAATAGAGGTAAAGATTTGGGCTGTATCAGGTTCTGAAGTAAATAGTCACATTGATGAAGCGGATGTACTGCTACTTGGGCCACAAGTACGTTATTTATTACCGAAAATGAAAGAATTATGTAAGGGGAAAGGAGTACCTGTTGATGTAATTCAATCCGTCCATTACGGACTTTGTAATGGGGAAGCTATCTTGCAAGCAGCGTTGTCAATGAAACCATGA
- a CDS encoding acyltransferase — translation MTQSAPEFKVLQSIAFLAVVLQSSLLYTMNQGNVLLEQSLIMGMLFNLAKFSAPAFIFIVGFHLIRHYTKQLVYKEYISEKAAHLLIPYFFWSILYLLTTNDMITLQGGIKSVLLGTAAPHLWYVIMMFQIHLLFPLLCTLFYWFQKRTENKKDIYKYMTIFACLYFLLMWYSSHYIFNGEKLTSSTILHYTDRSFFFYSFYFVMGGIAAVALKTWRLFVMKHIPLITILFFILFLFINYELFSFYGANSIHLTVSTYLKPSMFLYIVCEIIILYVLSITIVQRRGFLYKALRFIGNYTYGAYLAHFFFLQLCTKFLSLFTLQENTILYSLLLFTITATISISAMVLCSTLPFHTWITGPSPRATVRWAKIVLRKHHEKVCKPYL, via the coding sequence ATGACTCAAAGCGCACCAGAATTTAAAGTTTTGCAAAGCATTGCATTCCTTGCTGTCGTTTTGCAAAGTTCGTTATTATATACAATGAATCAAGGAAATGTCTTACTTGAGCAATCTCTCATTATGGGCATGCTATTTAACCTTGCAAAATTTTCGGCACCTGCATTCATATTTATCGTTGGATTTCATTTAATTCGTCACTATACAAAGCAATTAGTATACAAAGAATATATTTCTGAAAAAGCCGCACATTTACTCATTCCTTATTTCTTCTGGTCTATTCTTTACTTATTAACAACAAACGATATGATCACATTACAAGGCGGAATAAAAAGTGTATTACTCGGAACGGCTGCACCTCACCTTTGGTACGTAATTATGATGTTCCAAATTCACTTATTGTTCCCTTTGCTGTGCACACTATTTTATTGGTTTCAAAAACGAACAGAAAATAAAAAAGACATATATAAATATATGACCATCTTTGCTTGTCTATATTTCCTCTTAATGTGGTATTCTTCGCACTACATTTTTAATGGAGAGAAATTGACTAGCTCAACCATTTTACATTATACAGATCGTTCCTTCTTCTTCTATTCGTTCTATTTCGTCATGGGAGGAATCGCTGCTGTAGCACTAAAAACATGGCGGCTATTCGTCATGAAACATATCCCGCTTATCACAATCTTATTTTTCATCTTATTTTTATTCATCAATTATGAGTTATTTAGTTTTTACGGCGCAAACTCTATTCATTTAACCGTTTCGACTTATTTAAAACCGTCTATGTTTTTATATATCGTATGCGAAATTATTATACTTTACGTGCTTTCTATTACAATCGTACAGCGACGCGGTTTCTTATATAAAGCTTTACGATTTATCGGGAATTACACGTATGGTGCTTATTTAGCTCACTTTTTCTTCTTGCAACTATGTACAAAGTTTCTTTCTTTATTCACACTGCAAGAAAACACAATATTATATAGCTTATTATTATTTACAATAACGGCTACAATCTCAATTTCAGCAATGGTCCTTTGTAGTACACTACCATTTCATACGTGGATTACAGGACCGTCTCCTAGGGCAACTGTGAGATGGGCGAAGATCGTACTTCGGAAACATCATGAAAAAGTATGTAAACCATATCTTTGA